The Vibrio sp. 10N DNA window TTACTCCAGAACTTGAAGAGCGTGAAGAAGAAGTTATTGTGCGTAGTGCCATTGACCAATTCGAAGGCTTTATCAAGCTGAATAAAAAAATTCCACCAGAGGTACTCACCTCTTTGGGCGGAATTGATGAAGCGGCGCGTCTTGCAGACACCATTGCCGCTCATATGCCATTAAAGCTTGCAGACAAACAGCAAGTACTTGAATTACTTGATGTGACTGAGCGTCTTGAGTTCTTGATGGGTCAAATGGAATCGGAAATCGACTTACTACAAGTTGAGAAGCGAATCCGTGGCCGCGTTAAGAAGCAGATGGAAAAATCTCAGCGCGAGTACTACCTCAACGAGCAAATGAAGGCCATCCAAAAAGAACTGGGTGACCTTGATGATGCGCCTGACGAGTTCGAGACGCTAAAAGCGAAAATCGAAGAGTCAAAAATGCCAGCGGAAGCGAAAGAGAAGACAGAGCAAGAGCTGCAAAAGCTTAAGATGATGTCTCCTATGTCAGCAGAAGCAACGGTAGTGCGCAGCTACATCGATTGGATGGTCGGTGTGCCATGGGCAAAACGCTCTAAGGTTAAGAAAAACCTCGCTAAAGCAGAAGAAGTACTGAATGAAGACCACTATGGTCTAGAGCGCGTGAAAGAACGCATTCTTGAGTACTTGGCGGTACAAAACCGTATCAACAAGCTTAAAGGCCCAATCCTTTGTCTTGTTGGTCCTCCGGGCGTAGGTAAAACCTCGCTAGGTCGCTCTATTGCTGCGGCAACAGGGCGTAAGTACGTGCGTATGGCGCTTGGTGGCGTTCGTGATGAAGCGGAAATCCGCGGTCACCGTCGTACTTACATCGGCTCTATGCCAGGTAAGCTAATTCAGAAGATGTCGAAAGTAGGCGTGAAGAACCCGTTATTCCTACTTGATGAAATCGATAAGATGTCATCGGATATGCGCGGTGATCCATCATCTGCGCTTCTAGAGGTTCTCGATCCAGAGCAAAACAACGCATTTAACGATCACTACCTAGAGGTGGATTACGATCTGTCTGATGTGATGTTTGTGGCGACGTCGAACTCGATGAATATCCCAGGTCCGCTTCTAGACCGTATGGAAGTGATTCGTCTGTCGGGTTATACCGAAGACGAGAAGCTCAACATTGCAACGCGTCACCTTGTTTCTAAGCAGGTGCAGCGCAATGGTCTGAAACCGCACGAGATTGAAATTGAAGACTCAGCGATCATCGGCATCATCCGTTACTACACTCGCGAAGCAGGTGTACGTAGCCTAGAACGTGAAATCTCGAAGATCTGTCGTAAAGCAGTGAAGAACATCCTGCTTGATCCAGCGCTGAAGAAAGTGACCGTCAACCAAGAGAATCTGAAAGAATACCTTGGCGTGCAGCGCTTCGACTACGGTAAAGCTGATGACAGCAACCGTATCGGTCAGGTGACGGGTCTAGCGTGGACAGAAGTGGGTGGTGACTTACTGACTATCGAAACTGAAGCGATGGTAGGTAAAGGCAAGCTAACGCAAACTGGCTCGCTTGGCGATGTGATGCAAGAGTCTATTCAGGCTGCAATGACGGTGGTTCGTTCTCGTGCTGAAAAGCTCGGTATCAACACTGACTTCTACGAGAAGCGTGATATTCACGTACACGTGCCAGAAGGGGCAACACCAAAAGACGGTCCAAGTGCGGGTATCGCAATGTGTACCGCGCTAGTTTCCAGCTTAACGGGTAACCCTGTGAAAGCGGAAGTGGCAATGACGGGTGAAATTACCCTTCGTGGTGAAGTACTTCCTATTGGTGGCCTAAAAGAGAAACTGCTTGCGGCGCACCGTGGTGGTATCAAAACAGTATTGATTCCTAAAGATAATGAACGTGATCTGGAAGAGATTCCTGCCAACGTAATTGCTGATTTGAAAGTTATTCCAGTTCAATGGATTGATGAAGTTCTTGAGGTAGCACTAGAGCGAGCACCGCTTGGAGCGGCGTTTGAGCCTGTAAAATAGTGATGTGCCCCAAATTTAGCTAAAAGAAATACGCTGATAAGTAAAAAAAGCTTGTCAGCGTTTTTTTGTGGCACTAACGTTACCTTTTAAAAATAATAATCTGGTAACAGAAAGGGGAAACACAGTGAACAAAACACAATTAGTGGAAAAAATCGCAGAAAACGCAGATCTATCTAAAGCTTCAGCTGGTCGTGCACTAGATGCTTTCATCGAAGCAGTGAGCACTACGCTAGAAGAGGGTGATCAAGTGGCTCTAGTTGGCTTTGGTACATTCAGCGTACGTACTCGTGCTGCTCGTACTGGTCGTAACCCAAAAACTGGCGAAGAGATCCAAATCTCTGAAGCTAAAGTTCCTGCATTCAAAGCGGGTAAAGCGCTTAAAGACGCTTGTAACTAATCTTTTGTTGCAGTTAGTCGCAAACCTTGCATTAACTGCACAAAAATTAAGCTTTCAACAAGCTTGATCGACAAATAAAGTCGAACCTTTTTTAAATATGCGCATCTTACTGATGCGCATTTCTTTTTCTGATATTATCCCATGCAGTTGAAGATAACCCTTCCTATCTGGAGAGTAATAAAATTATGATGGAGCGAATTCGCGAGGGCGTGAATAGCATCGCGGTTAAAATTATCTTAGGACTCATTATTTTGTCTTTTGTGTTTGCAGGTGTTGGCAGCTATATCGCTGGCGGTATCGGTAACACAGCTGCCAAAGTGGGTAATGTTGAGATCGGTCGTGGCGAGTTTGAGCAGGCGTATCAAAACGAGCGTAATCGTATGCAGTCGCAAATGGGTGAGTACTTCTCTACTCTACTTGGCGACCCAAGCTATGTCGCTTCTTTCCGCAAGTCGGTACTCGATCGTATGATCGACGATGTGCTCATTGAACAACACGCGGAATCTCTAGGTCTTCGCATCAGCGATTCTCAAATCCGTACAATGATGCTTGAAATGCCGCAGTTCCAAAACGACGGCAAATTTGACTCAGAACTTTACCAAGCAACGCTACGTCGTGCAGGTTTCACTGCTGATAGCTTTGCAGAATACCTTCGCCGTGATTTAGTGCGTAGCCAATTGCTAAGCGCACTGCAAGGCAGCGAGTTCACCCTACCAAGTGAAATTGAAACACAAGGCAAACTGCTGACTCAAACGCGTGACATCAAAACTCTAACGCTATCGCTTGAAGAGTTCGCCAACAAAGCGGTGATCACAGACGAAGAAGTCCAGCAGTACTACCAAGAAAATCCAGCTCAATTTACTCGCCCAGAGCAAGTAAAAGTGTCTTATATCGAGCTATCGGCACAAACGCTAAAAGACAGCGTTACTGTGACAGATGAAGACGTTCAGCAATACTACGATGAGCACCTAGATAAGTACTCGACGGATGAGCAACGTGAAGTTAGCCACATTCTGGTTCAAGGTGACGATGAAGCGAAAGCACAGGCTATCCTTGATGAGCTAAATGCAGGTGCTGACTTTGCAACGCTAGCGCAAGAAAAGTCTGAAGATATCGGCAGTGCGGATCAAGGTGGTTCGCTAGGTTGGATTGAACGTGACGTGATGGATCCTGCTTTTGAAGAAGCAGCGTTTGCACTGACTAACGTTGGCGATCGCACTGGTTTGGTTAAATCAGACTTCGGTTACCACATCATTCAATTAGACGCGGTAAAAGCATCAGAGTCTAAGCCACTAGCTGAAGTTAAGGCAGAGATTGTTGCAGAGCTTAAAGACCAAGTTGCGATTGATGAGTTCTACAGCCTGCAAAATGAGCTCGAGAAAGTGGCGTTTGAGTACCCAGATTCACTGGATGACGCTGCGCAAGCGGTTAACCAGAAGGTGGTGACGACAGACTTTATCTCGCAAATCGATGCCCCTGAAATCTTGAAGTCAGCGACAGTGAT harbors:
- the lon gene encoding endopeptidase La, translated to MNLERSERIEIPVLPLRDVVVYPHMVIPLFVGREKSISCLEAAMDNDKQVLLVAQKEADTEEPKIDDLYTTGTVATILQLLKLPDGTVKVLVEGQQRAKISSYRDEDFFVADAEFLITPELEEREEEVIVRSAIDQFEGFIKLNKKIPPEVLTSLGGIDEAARLADTIAAHMPLKLADKQQVLELLDVTERLEFLMGQMESEIDLLQVEKRIRGRVKKQMEKSQREYYLNEQMKAIQKELGDLDDAPDEFETLKAKIEESKMPAEAKEKTEQELQKLKMMSPMSAEATVVRSYIDWMVGVPWAKRSKVKKNLAKAEEVLNEDHYGLERVKERILEYLAVQNRINKLKGPILCLVGPPGVGKTSLGRSIAAATGRKYVRMALGGVRDEAEIRGHRRTYIGSMPGKLIQKMSKVGVKNPLFLLDEIDKMSSDMRGDPSSALLEVLDPEQNNAFNDHYLEVDYDLSDVMFVATSNSMNIPGPLLDRMEVIRLSGYTEDEKLNIATRHLVSKQVQRNGLKPHEIEIEDSAIIGIIRYYTREAGVRSLEREISKICRKAVKNILLDPALKKVTVNQENLKEYLGVQRFDYGKADDSNRIGQVTGLAWTEVGGDLLTIETEAMVGKGKLTQTGSLGDVMQESIQAAMTVVRSRAEKLGINTDFYEKRDIHVHVPEGATPKDGPSAGIAMCTALVSSLTGNPVKAEVAMTGEITLRGEVLPIGGLKEKLLAAHRGGIKTVLIPKDNERDLEEIPANVIADLKVIPVQWIDEVLEVALERAPLGAAFEPVK
- a CDS encoding HU family DNA-binding protein; this encodes MNKTQLVEKIAENADLSKASAGRALDAFIEAVSTTLEEGDQVALVGFGTFSVRTRAARTGRNPKTGEEIQISEAKVPAFKAGKALKDACN
- the ppiD gene encoding peptidylprolyl isomerase; translated protein: MMERIREGVNSIAVKIILGLIILSFVFAGVGSYIAGGIGNTAAKVGNVEIGRGEFEQAYQNERNRMQSQMGEYFSTLLGDPSYVASFRKSVLDRMIDDVLIEQHAESLGLRISDSQIRTMMLEMPQFQNDGKFDSELYQATLRRAGFTADSFAEYLRRDLVRSQLLSALQGSEFTLPSEIETQGKLLTQTRDIKTLTLSLEEFANKAVITDEEVQQYYQENPAQFTRPEQVKVSYIELSAQTLKDSVTVTDEDVQQYYDEHLDKYSTDEQREVSHILVQGDDEAKAQAILDELNAGADFATLAQEKSEDIGSADQGGSLGWIERDVMDPAFEEAAFALTNVGDRTGLVKSDFGYHIIQLDAVKASESKPLAEVKAEIVAELKDQVAIDEFYSLQNELEKVAFEYPDSLDDAAQAVNQKVVTTDFISQIDAPEILKSATVMQAIQSPEVKEDGLNSEVMEVAPEHIIVVRVDDLREQTVLPIEEVREQVETQLAKVKGEQAAMELGVQLVNELKEGKSDALNANGLAFGELETIDRSSPLAGTVFAMSKPEEGAATFAQTKDMQGNVVVVELNKVMSDYNSAYNEQIGAQMIREATQQDISSVIAILRSNTEIEYFLDAQ